In Pelmatolapia mariae isolate MD_Pm_ZW linkage group LG8, Pm_UMD_F_2, whole genome shotgun sequence, one genomic interval encodes:
- the kcng3 gene encoding potassium voltage-gated channel subfamily G member 3: protein MKFGKSICVLNVGGTRYAFTREVIRDFPLRRVSRLIACATEKEVLELCDDYDRDRNEFFFDRHAQAFVFIMLYVRSGKLRFVPGVCELSFYTEMLYWGLESAHLDSCCQKRLDDRMSDIGLDTLSEEDIEDEPQSPGESVQEAELTCRARWLEKMRKAFEEPNSSLVAQLLASVSVIFVIVSMIMLCASTLPDWDTAKRTTVEEHRIVEAVCIGWFTAECIVRFLVAKDKWDFLRRPLNIIDVIAITPYYVTMAMARAGMPGAGLGVAGIILRVLRMMRVFWLMKLARHFLGLQTLGLTLRRCYREMVMLMVFVCVAMAIYSALAQLLEHGLDLETQNSDYASIPAAAWWVIISMTTVGYGDVYPVTIGGRVLGGMCVVSGIVLLALPITFIYHSFVQCYHELKLRSARYARNLSAEMLR from the exons ATGAAGTTCGGGAAGAGCATCTGCGTGCTTAACGTTGGGGGAACCCGGTACGCCTTCACCCGTGAGGTGATCAGGGATTTCCCTCTTCGACGCGTCAGCCGCCTGATTGCCTGCGCAACCGAGAAAGAGGTCCTCGAACTCTGCGATGACTACGATCGGGACCGGAATGAGTTTTTCTTCGACCGCCACGCTCAGGCTTTCGTGTTTATTATGTTGTACGTGCGCTCCGGCAAACTCCGATTTGTTCCCGGAGTGTGTGAGCTGTCCTTCTACACAGAGATGCTCTACTGGGGACTGGAGAGCGCGCACTTGGACTCCTGCTGCCAGAAACGCCTGGACGATAGGATGTCCGACATCGGACTGGACACACTCTCTGAGGAGGACATCGAGGATGAGCCCCAGAGCCCAGGGGAGTCAGTGCAAGAGGCTGAGCTCACATGTCGCGCTAGGTGGCTCGAGAAAATGCGCAAGGCTTTTGAGGAGCCCAACTCTTCCCTTGTAGCGCAGCTTTTGGCTTCAGTGTCCGTGATCTTTGTTATCGTTTCTATGATCATGCTGTGCGCTAGCACCCTGCCGGATTGGGATACAGCCAAGAGAACTACTGTGGAGGAACACAG GATAGTGGAGGCAGTGTGTATTGGCTGGTTCACGGCAGAGTGCATAGTGCGCTTTCTGGTGGCCAAAGACAAGTGGGACTTCCTCCGCAGGCCACTCAACATCATCGACGTGATTGCCATTACCCCCTACTATGTCACTATGGCGATGGCCCGGGCAGGGATGCCGGGTGCTGGGCTCGGGGTTGCTGGAATCATACTGCGGGTCCTGAGGATGATGAGAGTGTTCTGGCTCATGAAGCTGGCCAGACACTTCCTGGGACTGCAGACTCTGGGGCTGACTCTCAGGCGCTGCTACCGAGAGATGGTCATGTTGATGGTGTTTGTCTGCGTTGCCATGGCTATATACAGTGCCCTGGCCCAGCTACTGGAACACGGCTTGGATCTGGAGACCCAGAACAGTGATTATGCCAGCATCCCTGCTGCTGCCTGGTGGGTTATTATTTCAATGACAACAGTGGGTTACGGGGATGTGTACCCGGTAACAATCGGAGGACGGGTGCTTGGGGGAATGTGTGTAGTGAGCGGCATTGTGCTCCTGGCGCTGCCCATCACATTCATCTACCACAGTTTTGTTCAGTGCTACCATGAACTCAAACTGCGCTCTGCCAGATATGCACGCAACCTGTCGGCAGAAATGCTGCGATGA
- the LOC134633093 gene encoding cytochrome c oxidase subunit 7A-related protein, mitochondrial, which yields MYYKFSGFTQKLTGSAPATAYNPQGLRSGLPAESPTMIFATPTKLVSEAGATAEYMGANKVPDFQKLFQTSDGIPVHLKRGYPDRLLYRTTMALTIGGVAYCLVALYIAAQPNRK from the exons ATGTACTACAAGTTCAGTGGTTTCACCCAGAAACTAACGGGCTCTGCTCCTGCAACCGCCTACAACCCTCAG GGACTGAGATCCGGTTTGCCAGCTGAGTCTCCAACCATGATCTTTGCTACACCCACAAAGTTGGTGTCAGAAGCAGGGGCCACAGCGGAGTACATGGGAGCAAACAAGGTTCCCGACTTCCAGAAATTATTCCAG ACGTCAGACGGTATCCCCGTCCATTTGAAGCGCGGTTATCCCGACAGGCTACTGTACCGCACCACTATGGCTCTCACTATAGGAGGTGTTGCCTACTGTCTGGTGGCACTCTACATCGCAGCCCAGCCCAACAGAAAGTGA